In Isoptericola variabilis 225, the genomic window CACATTCGACGTCGACAACGACGCCATGGGTGCCGTGCTCACCGCCCTGTCGTCGCTCGGCGTGCAGTCGTTCACCGCGGCCCCGCCGTCGCTCGAGGAGCTCTTCATGCGCCACTACGGCGACGTGCTGCCGGTCGCCGCGGGCAGCGGGGCGGGGGCGCGATGACCGCCACCGCGACCCGCCCGGCCCCGGCCGCGCCTCCGGCGCCGGCCGCCACGGGCGGGCACACCCTCACCGGCACCGGCCGGCTCGTGCGCTTCGTGCTGCGCCGCGACCGGGTCCGGCTCACGGTGTGGAGCGCCTCGATGGTCGCGTTCTACGCCTACTTCACCGCCACCCTCGACACGGTGTTCGCGGACGAGGCCTCCCGCCAGGGCCGCGCCGCCGTCATGGAGACGCCCGCGGGCATCGTCATGGGCGGGCCCAACTACGGCCTGGAGAACTACACGACGGGCGTGGCCATGGCCAACGAGGGCATCACGTGGGTGGTGCTCGCGCTGGCGATCTTCAGCATCCTGCACGTCGTACGGCACACGCGGGCCGAGGAGGAGTCGGGCCGCTCCGAGCTGGTGCGTGCCGCCGCCGTCGGCCGGCACGCGCCCGCGGTCGCGGCCATGGTCACGCTCGTGATCGCGCAGGCCCTCATCGCGGTGCTCTCGGCGCTCGCGATGTACGGCGTCGGCGGCGGCGAGCTGGCGCTCGTCGACTCGTTCGCGATGACGGTCGGCTCGGCGCTCAGCGCGCTCGTCTTCGGCGCGGTCGCCGTCGTGTTCTGCCAGGTCACCGAGCACGGGCGCGGCGCGATCGGCATGAGCCTCGCGGTCTTCGCCGCCGCGTTCGTCGTCCGGGCCGCGGGCGACATGCAGCAGCGCGGCGGCAGCGCGCTGTCGTGGTTCTCGCCGATCGCGTGGGCGCAGCAGATGCGCTCGTTCGTCGACCTGCGGTGGTGGCCGGCGCTGCTGTCGGTGGCCGCCGTCGCGGTCCTGCTGTGGGTCGGCGCGGTGCTGGCCTCGCGGCGCGACTTCGGCGGCGGGCTCGTCGCGTCGCGCGGCGGGCGGGCCGACGCGCGGCCGTCGCTGCGCAGCCCCCTCGCGCTCGCCTGGCTGCAGCAGCGGTCCGCGCTGCTGTGGAGCTGCCTGGGTCTCGGCCTCATGTGGTACGCCTCGGGCACCCTCATGCCCGAGATCGGCACCATGATCGGCGACCTCGTCGAGTCGAACCCGGCCGCGCAGCAGATCTTCGGCGACGACCCGTCGGCGCTGAGCGTGTCGTTCCTCGGCGTCATGCTGCTCTACGCCGCGCTGTGCTGCGCCGCGTACGCGATCGTCATGGCGCTGCGGCCCAAGGCCGAGGAGTCCACGGGCCGGGCCGAGGTCGCGCTCGCGCTGCCCGTGTCCCGCACGCGGTGGCTCGGCGCGCAGCTCGGGGTCGCCGCGATCGGCACGCTCGTGCTCCTCGCCGTGAGCGTGTACGCGCTGTGGGCGGGTGCCGTCTCGGTCGGCTGGGACGACCAGTCGTTCGGGCAGTACACGACCGTGCTGGTCAGCTACGTGCCGGCGCTGCTCGTGTACCTCGGGCTCGCCGCGGCGCTGTTCGCGTGGCTGCCCAAGGCGTCGGGCGTCGCGTGGGCGCTGCTCGCGTACACGTTCGTCGTCGGCCTGTTCGGCGGCCTGTTCGAGCTGCCCGACTGGGCGCTGCGCCTCTCGCCGTTCGACTGGGTGCCCGCGCCCTTCGTCGACGACGTCGCGGCGGGCGACACGCTCGTGCTGTGGGGGATCGCCGCCGTGCTGCTGGCGCTCGCGTTCGTCGGGTTCCGGCGTCGCGACGTCGTGAGCACCTGATCGCCCGGGGCACGCACGTTGTCAGGGCCACACCCGTGCATGCACCGGTGTGGCCCTGACAACTCCCGGGGTGGGGTTACCGTGGTCGGTCGTGACCACCACCCCTCGAACGACGCCGGGCCTGCTCGCCGCCCCGGCCGAGCCGCTCGCGCACGGCCTGCGCCCGCGGCACCTGACGATGATGGGCCTCGGCTCGGCGATCGGTGCCGGGCTGTTCCTCGGCTCGGGCGTCGGCATCGCGACCGCCGGCCCCGCCGTGCTCGTGAGCTACGCGATCGCGGGCGCGCTCGTCGTCCTCGTCATGCGCATGCTCGCCGAGATGGCCGCCGCGATGCCCGCGTCCGGCTCGTTCTCGGTCTACGCCGAGGCGGCGCTGGGCCGCTGGGCCGGCTTCCTGCTCGGCTGGCTCTACTGGTTCATGATCATCATGGTGCTCGGCGTCGAGGTCACGGGCGTGGCGGCGATCGCGAGCACCTGGTGGCCGCAGGTGCCGCAGTGGGCCGTGGCGGCGGTCGTCGTGGCCGTGTTCGGCGCCGTGAACCTCATCGGTGTGCGGCACTTCGGCGAGGCCGAGTTCTGGTTCGCGATGATCAAGGTCGCCGCGATCGTCGGCTTCCTCGTGGTCGGCCTGCTCATCGTCGTCGGCGTGATCCCCGTCGGCGGCAGCGTGCTGGGGGAGTGGGCCGCGCACGGCGGCTTCGCGCCCGCGGGCTGGGCCGGCATCGCGGCCGGGCTCCTCGTCGTCGTCTTCGCGTTCGGCGGCATCGAGATCGTCACGATCGCCGCGGCCGAGGCGCGCGACCCGCAGACCGCCGTCGCCCGCGCGACCCGCACCATCCTGTGGCGCATCCTGTTCTTCTACGTCGGCTCGGTCGCGATCATGGTCGCCCTCATCCCCTGGACCGACGCCGACCGCCTGGCCTCGCCGTTCGTCACCGTCCTGCAGATGGCCGGGTTCGACGGCGCGGCGCGGCTCATGGAGGTCGTCGTCGTCCTGGCGCTGCTGAGCGCGTTCAACGCCAACGTCTACGCGACGAGCCGCATGCTCTTCTCGCTCGGCGAGCGCCGCGACGCGCCGTCGGTGGCGACGCGCGTCTCGCGCCGCGAGGTGCCGTGGGTCGCCGTGCTCGTGTCGGTGTTCTTCGGCGTCGTCGCCGTGCTGCTCAACTGGCTGCTGCCGAACTCGATCCTGTCGATCCTGCTCAACGCCGTCGGCTCGGCGCTGCTCGTCGTGTGGGGGCTCGTCGTCGTCGCGCAGCTCCGGCTGCGCCCGCGGCTCGAGGCCGCCGCGGCCGAGCAGGGCCGCACCCTGCCGCTGCGCTCCTGGGGCTACCCGTGGCTGACCTGGGTGACGC contains:
- a CDS encoding ABC transporter permease produces the protein MTATATRPAPAAPPAPAATGGHTLTGTGRLVRFVLRRDRVRLTVWSASMVAFYAYFTATLDTVFADEASRQGRAAVMETPAGIVMGGPNYGLENYTTGVAMANEGITWVVLALAIFSILHVVRHTRAEEESGRSELVRAAAVGRHAPAVAAMVTLVIAQALIAVLSALAMYGVGGGELALVDSFAMTVGSALSALVFGAVAVVFCQVTEHGRGAIGMSLAVFAAAFVVRAAGDMQQRGGSALSWFSPIAWAQQMRSFVDLRWWPALLSVAAVAVLLWVGAVLASRRDFGGGLVASRGGRADARPSLRSPLALAWLQQRSALLWSCLGLGLMWYASGTLMPEIGTMIGDLVESNPAAQQIFGDDPSALSVSFLGVMLLYAALCCAAYAIVMALRPKAEESTGRAEVALALPVSRTRWLGAQLGVAAIGTLVLLAVSVYALWAGAVSVGWDDQSFGQYTTVLVSYVPALLVYLGLAAALFAWLPKASGVAWALLAYTFVVGLFGGLFELPDWALRLSPFDWVPAPFVDDVAAGDTLVLWGIAAVLLALAFVGFRRRDVVST
- a CDS encoding amino acid permease translates to MGLPWSVVTTTPRTTPGLLAAPAEPLAHGLRPRHLTMMGLGSAIGAGLFLGSGVGIATAGPAVLVSYAIAGALVVLVMRMLAEMAAAMPASGSFSVYAEAALGRWAGFLLGWLYWFMIIMVLGVEVTGVAAIASTWWPQVPQWAVAAVVVAVFGAVNLIGVRHFGEAEFWFAMIKVAAIVGFLVVGLLIVVGVIPVGGSVLGEWAAHGGFAPAGWAGIAAGLLVVVFAFGGIEIVTIAAAEARDPQTAVARATRTILWRILFFYVGSVAIMVALIPWTDADRLASPFVTVLQMAGFDGAARLMEVVVVLALLSAFNANVYATSRMLFSLGERRDAPSVATRVSRREVPWVAVLVSVFFGVVAVLLNWLLPNSILSILLNAVGSALLVVWGLVVVAQLRLRPRLEAAAAEQGRTLPLRSWGYPWLTWVTLGGLVAIVGLMLSDAAARAQLLATGGLVVVILAAYGVTRTVAARRA